One window of Micropterus dolomieu isolate WLL.071019.BEF.003 ecotype Adirondacks linkage group LG13, ASM2129224v1, whole genome shotgun sequence genomic DNA carries:
- the zgc:92275 gene encoding cholesterol 7-desaturase nvd yields the protein MVGSQNVSIGKLAAIIGLGVGVMLIILGRDPLDSMANGITIWRETGLLGDPAPAVVCIIAGVSLLVMDWLYKLLFCPLELLRASDDVGYIAEDGRSRAQAANEVRRRRKTGELPPVYPNGWYRVLDSSMLEKGAVKNVYVLGEQLAVFRGQDGKAYVLDAYCPHLGANLAVGGRVVGSCIECPFHGWQFQGNDGKCVRVPYAEKVPLFAKVRCWPSCEVNGQILIWFHCDGEDPQWTVPEQQEITKGEWVYRGRTEHFISAHIEEIPENAADIAHLAHLHTPGIVSGADLRYTNSKTWEFLRHDWKVQWEPESEPNMHCSQMHVKHALTVFGRHWPLLDVHVVARQVGPGVVFLLFEHSFLGRGVIMHCVTPVEPLLQCVSHTIFYQSNIPPLVPKFILRAECIQFERDVMIWNNKKYISKPLLVKEDSAIQKHRRWFSQFYSENSPRLQYQRNTLDF from the exons ATGGTGGGTAGTCAGAACGTGTCCATTGGGAAGCTGGCTGCTATTATCGGGCTGGGAGTGGGTGTAATGCTTATCATACTGGGCAGAGACCCTCTGGACTCCATGGCCAACGGGATCACGATATGGAGAGAAACCGGGCTGCTCGGTGATCCCGCGCCGGCTGTGGTCTGCATCATTGCCGGAGTCTCCCTCCTCGTCATGGACTGGCTGTACAAGCTGCTCTTCTGCCCCCTGGAGCTCCTTAGGGCGTCCGATGATGTGGGATACATCGCCGAGGACGGTCGCTCCAGAGCTCAGGCGGCAAACGAGGTCCGCCGCAGGAGGAAAACCGGAGAGCTGCCTCCGGTGTATCCAAACGGCTGGTACCGGGTGCTGGACTCAAGCATGCTGGAGAAGGGCGCGGTCAAAAATGTCTATGTTCTAG gtgagcagcTGGCAGTGTTTCGAGGCCAGGATGGGAAGGCTTACGTGTTGGATGCCTACTGTCCACACCTGGGTGCCAACCTGGCTGTAGGAGGACGGGTGGTGGGAAGCTGCATAGAGTGCCCATTTCATGGATGGCAGTTTCAGGGGAACGATGGCAAGTGTGTGAGGGTCCCATATGCAGAAAAAG TACCACTGTTTGCCAAGGTGCGCTGCTGGCCCAGCTGCGAGGTCAACGGGCAGATCCTGATTTGGTTTCACTGTGATGGAGAAGATCCTCAGTGGACCGTTCCAGAGCAGCAGGAAATCACAAAGGGCGAGTGGGTCTATCGCGGGAGAACTGAACATTTTATCAGCGCTCACATAGAG GAAATTCCTGAAAATGCTGCAGATATCGCTCACCTCGCTCACCTGCACACGCCAGGTATTGTCAGTGGAGCAGATCTGCGTTACACCAACAGCAAAACCTGGGAATTTTTGCGGCATGACTGGAAG GTTCAATGGGAACCAGAGTCAGAGCCCAACATGCATTGTTCTCAGATGCACGTGAAACATGCGCTCACTGTGTTTGGACGTCACTGGCCTCTGCTGGATGTTCATGTCGTGGCCAGACAG GTGGGTCCAGGAGTGGTGTTTCTGCTGTTTGAACACAGTTTCTTGGGCCGGGGTGTTATCATGCACTGTGTGACTCCAGTGGAGCCTCTGTTGCAGTGTGTCTCTCACACCATCTTCTATCAGTCTAACATCCCACCTCTGGTGCCCAAATTCATTCTGAGAGCAGAGTGCATTCAG TTTGAGCGGGATGTGATGATCTGGAACAATAAGAAGTACATCTCCAAGCCTCTCCTCGTGAAGGAAGATTCAGCCATCCAGAAGCACAGGCGCTGGTTCAGTCAGTTCTACAGCGAGAACAGCCCGCGGCTGCAATACCAGCGCAACACTTTAGACTTTTGA